In Tachypleus tridentatus isolate NWPU-2018 chromosome 3, ASM421037v1, whole genome shotgun sequence, the sequence ggtTTTTCAGCAAACTAAGGTGTAAAAAGTAGCAACACGCTAGCAGAAgtcctctggtacagcggtaagtctgcaaatttacaacgctaaaatcaagggtttgattccctttggtggacccagcaaatagcccgatgtggttttgctttaagaaaacacacacgcgcgCTGGcggaaaaatttatttcaaagcaATAACAGAAGCACGAAAATTGTAATTGTGACTCAAGCCTTTATTGGGACTAATtagtaaacatttatgttttaaaaattattattagctTATTGTCCCATTAgctttttacatataaaaatatccaaaataacatGTCACCGcaatcatgtgtttttttttacgacTGTTTATTTTTAAGACAATAATTGATGCTCGGCATGGCTAAGGGTCCAGagcttgaatccccgtcacaccatatatgttcgctctttcagtcgtggggggcattataagtgtaggtcaatcccactattcgttggtaaaagagtagcccaagagtcaagtagcggtgagtggtgataactagctgccgttcctctagccttacactgttaaattagggacagtcggcgcagatagttctcgtgtagctttgacccccacggctgaagtggtgaccatgtttgatgtaacgagTATTGGAActcatgaccttcagattactagtcTAGCGTCTtttccacctgaccatgccgagccatcTCTAAATAACTggatttaaatttattgtttaaaaaaattatatctacCTAATACAGATgtgttataacaaatataagtGTAATTATTCAGATCGTTCGTGCTAGATCTGGCTTACTTTTGCTTTCCTCATTCCTATAGCGATTAACAGTCTTTATTTCTACTTCTGTACATTAAAAGCCGCGAATTTCTCTTATTTAACTTAGAAATTTGGCGAAAAATAAtacatcataataataaatagttacaataaaataaattccgTTACAAATCactaaagaactaaaaaaaaaaaagcagtatgTTCTTGTCAATCGGTAGCCTCCATGTGATTGGTGGTTTGACATTATTGACAGCGCCACGATTGGACGATAGAACTCTACAGTTGAAGGGGGAAGAACTTGTGCTTTGGCTGGTGCTAAGACTTCTCAGTCGCAACCTATAACAAGTTTTAATAAATCTAGTTGGTGATGTGAAAGTTAGTGGCAACAAAAGTGTGAATATTTGGTGACAGCTCACAAAATAAGCAACACTAGACATTTGCTGTTCATGgaagatattaaaattttctgaattttattcgaaatcacaaaacacaaacatttagttttcaaacattacaaaacttacaaaatcctTAGACGTACACTTacacgtcttttttttttgtctttagtcAACTCTTGTTGTTAACAGATTAGGGATTGTACACGGTATTTTGGGTGAGTTATCTCTAACGATGTATTAACATACCAATAATTTAGAACTCatgatttgtttaattatttaagtataataATTACAGATCTGGTTAGTGTGTTTCAAATAAGAATGTCATTCTGGCTTACGACAAAAAGCTGAGCTGTCATTACTTATACAAAGTTAAgtggcccccagtggcacagagggatgtatgtggacttacaacaataaaattcagatttttacatcagtggtaggcaaagcacgaagctacacaatgggctatatgtgctttgccTACCATTGATGTAAAAATCTGAAAGTTTTATTGATTGGTCTAACGCTgcaatttaaattattatgttagCTATTCAGTGTTACATCAGTAGCAATACtctacaaattacaatatttatttgattgttCATTTCAGCCTTGCATGTATAAGTATTGTGTCTATTTCACAGTCAGAAGTTATTGTTTGTtactgagcacaaagctacataaaaggttgtctgtgctatgcccatcgAAATCCTGtttatagcagtataagtccgcagacatatatCACTGTGCGATAGGGAGGCAAAACTTAGGACTAAACTTCATGGATTTTCAAGTCTTCGCTGTTAGTGAAGTAGTCCCCAAAAATAACTGTGTTGCAGTTAGTTTGTCAGATAGAATAATTCAGAAAACTTTTCAATAATTTGACTATCCAAAATCTATTTCATGtccaaagaatatttttaaattgtccaaagttcataaaatattaagatttctTTAAAGCTACCtctaaaaagaaaaaggaaaatgttcacctctgtagttttataaatacttttatgaaaaaaactATAAGTTTGACGTcgaaagaattttgtttttaaatactctGGAAGACAGAATTATTACTGAGTCTTTGAAGTCCTCTCTGTTTGTGTCGTTTTCTCATCACACCACTAGAGTTTAGCCTTATTATTACCTATTGTTCCAGTCGTGACAATTCAATagtaaaaatggataaaaatttCCTGTGTTAtaagaattatgtttaaaatatcatacatGGTGCTGGTCTGGTTCGGTAGAATCTATAATTGTATACGTAagatacatttaattaaaattatatgttcagGTATGTTCGTTAAGACAAAACCTGTTTAAAACTACAACTTTAGACCgtgttttctattttaaaagaaTGGAATTTTGTACTGAAGCGGAAAACTAGCGGTCTGTTGCAGTATTGTATTAGAGAcgcttttccttttttttttttaatgatggtaTAAATGTCCCAAACGTGTCCATACCAGCTTCTGTCAGTTATATAAACAAGTTTAATGAAACCTTTAAAATATTCCTAAAATTCAGATTATTATATTGGAAGTAcggtaaatgtattttatatgaaTGGTGTttacaaactttgaaaatttcgaaaattaaaaaaaaaatccaatgcATATTAGATGTCATACATAAGCCGAACTAGCAATCGAATCACAAATACTTAACAATACTGAATAGTAAGGATCAAACATAAAGCTTCCAGATAGGGATAGGTTGCTTGCCAACAGTGGTCACTCCACGTTCGCGACCTCCAAAAACGTACATGCAGAGTTCCCAATTATGTTGTTCAATTCTTGACCTCCCCGGACTTCCTGATACTGTCCTCTTCTTCAGTGGCGATTTGGACTGCCGATCTCGCTTTGCGATCTCCCGAAGTGAAGTCTTTTTCTTGTCCTGCTCTTTGGGCTCGGATAACGTTGTGGTTTTGGAATAGAGTGGATAACTCACAACGTCTTTACGATGAGATGCTCTGTCCCAAGAGCGCGATCGACCTTTAGTAGTAGCTACAACATTCTGTTTAACGTTTTGGCCTGACATTGGATTTTCGATCAGATTGAGCATTTTGAGTTCAAAAGGAAATTCGCGACTTCGAAATGGTTTCTTTTTAGACTTGGTCGAGTTAAGACATCCGGCAAATTCGCGATGGGGATCCTTTCCAATTGCTTCCTCTTCAGTTATGGAGTGGTAGCCGGAACATTGAGACACAGAATGTGGGAAACCGCGACTTTCAACGTTAGGAGTACATAGTTGTGATGCTAGATCTGACAGTGTGGCGCATGACGTATAACCGCTGGACTTTGGTCTTTCTGACTCTAACTGGTCGGGATCTTCGAAGTCAAGCAGAAGATCACCGACAGGTTCCAAACTGACCCGTCGATGGTCAACTTCACTGATTACACTAGCTTCGCTGTTTTCTTCCTCTACGTCTCGAACTGTTGAAAGTGGCCCTTCATAGATAAGACGCGAAGTTCGCGTTGATGTGTACTGGCTACCGTGGTAACCTAGGTCACCCTGAGCAAGCTTGTTGGAAGATAAATTTTGTGGGGAGATAGCATCGTAACTAGTAGCGTTGGAATCCCCATTGGCTACTTTTTCTTCGCTTGTCCAACAGAACTGATATACACTTTGGGAGGTTCTTAACTGTCTTAAACGTCGATTATCTGGGCTGTTACTGACTGCTTCATCAAAGAGTGAACCCTGGTCCTTGAAGGATAGAGCCTCCGACCGGGGTCGGAGCTTGTGCTGAGGTGTGGACGACTCACTATCAGACTCGAGGACGGCATCCGAACTGTGGGACTTCTGGATGGACTGGCGAGTTAGAGGACGCTGCTGTGGAGGTGGTGTTTCTTCCACTAGGCGTTCTAATTCGTCACGGATGTTATCCCCTTGGTGATGTAGTATGTTATAACTTCCGCTGGATATACTTCTTATAAGACGACTGCTCTGAAATTTCTCCTTTAAAGACCTATAGCAATTGGTAATAGAATGCATGTTACGAAACTGTAACACGAGAAAAATGGTGAACAAAAAGAATAGCATAAAAAGATTCGTTGGTAGGCTGCTAGTAAAATATAAGCATGAAAAAAGGTTAGGTTTGCATTGGtctgactttcgcgcaaagctacacgatggctatctgagctagacgtccctaatttagcagtgcaagactagaaggaaggcagctagtcatcaccagataccgccgactcttgggttactattttaccaacgaatggtggaattgaccttcacattataacgcctccacgtctatgatggcaagcatgtttggtgtgacggggattcgaatccgcgaccctcggattacaagccgagtgctttaaccacctggccatgccgggccaaaagggTTAGAAGACAGACCTACAGATACTGCGAACAGAATGTCAATATGATAAGACATAAAGGTGTAAATACCTACTAATACTAACAATAAGCTTATGGTATGAATGTTGAAGAGGAAGGGAGACAttaataatgttacaaaacagaTATATTTTGGGAGCTATTGGATTTTCAAAAGTGTCATTAATGTGTGCGTTATTACTTGCtagatttaataaatatatcatggtAGCAACATGTGACAGATTCAGCGTTTCACCTAATTCTCACATCGGCAGCCCGACTTCCACATTGAAGAAATGTGAGTTAATTATTATTAAgcatacacatcattttacatgACTAACTCTAACGGTCTGTTTTTGTAGACCTAATATCACTGGTTTTAGTCTACCAACTATATATACCAGATCGAAATTCACGTATACGTGAGATAAGTTGAATGATAACTGATCGAGAAGAGATatgaaaaacaagttaaacactacttagAACCACACCAAAGCTTGCGATTAACGATACATACTCTTTCTTAAAGTATGATCCCCACCATTTTCATGCCACGTACTGTCAATCAGACCATTCAGCTAACTGTTACACATAATTAGTTTAAAGAATAACTTTAGAATGGCTGTAATTAATAGAGAGCTACCGCTTACATTCAAAGGTGAATCATAAACACATGAAAGTTGAGTGATGGCTTGTGGAATACGTTAGTAAACCACTTAGACTGTTCTCCATTTAAGATGTGTGAGggttattttgttaatgtttttcaaaGGTTCTCGCTTACCTTCAGAGAGTACTATTACTCAACACCTTAAATGAagagaaacatttaataacttttgaAAGCCTTCTGAAATATAGGTTCAAGAGATATTAACAATGCCAGAAattcacataaaaaacaaaaagtttcacAGTAGCTTTAAAATatcgtattttttttttctgtggagCTTCTGGATAGACTGGCGAGTGAGAGAACCATGAATATCTGAGCGTCGCTAGATTTTaaagtgttataatatttttctcttttttttctgtgGGACTTCTGGATGGACTGGAGAGCTAGAGGACCATGGATAAATGGGCATTGCCAGGATTGTAAAGGGCCATAACGGTTTTTTTTTCTGTGGGACTTCTGGATGAACTGTCGAATACCTGGGTGTCTCCAGAATTTTAAAGATTCATaacgttttgtatttttttttttctgtgggaCTTTTCGATAAACTGGCGAGCGAGAAGTCCAAGATTTTGTTTCCGATGGTACTGCTGGTAGAATCATTTTTGAAGACAACAGCACAAGTAGTCTTAAGCAAGCCGTCAGGTGGTAGCATTCAAGTACATTATCAAACGAAACGAGTCAtgaatatcacattataataccgCTTTCGGCCGTGTTTGAAGCATTAGACTTAATTCTCCATGATCCTGAAATGCAGTTCAGGGTGGGGGTAGGGGTGGATGGTGTTCGAATATAACGATCTCCTTTTCCAGGCGACGCTCCCGGAATGGCGTTCTGAAGGTATATCAGTGAAGTATGCAAGTTGTATATCCACATATACACAGATTCGTACTATTTATCCAGAGTATTATACGTAAAACAGATAACACAGGAAGTTgcatcttaattttaaagtattgaaTATTTCCGCTATTCTTGTCGCTATGTGTGTCAAATGTTAACTCTCAACAACACAATTAAcggtttgtatgtttgttttgaatctcgtgcaaaggtactgaagggctatctgcgctagccgtccctaatttagcagtgtaagactagagggaaggcagctagtcatcaccacccaccaccaactcttgggctactcttttaccaacgaagagtgggattgaccgtcactttttaacgcccccacggctgaaagggcgagcatgtttggtgcgaccgggattcgaactcgcgaccctcagattacgagtcgaacaccttaacacgcttggccatgctggcccAACCTCCAACTGCAGCGCCTCTTAGGAACGAATGTGAACGAGTAGGGGATTGTACGGGTTGCTGcagttaacttgaagatgatctGAGAAAGTTGAaacttgttctgtactttattggcCTTAAATCGCAGCGCAAGTTCGATTGAAATATCACTATTTTTCACAGATTGGCAATAGAAACTATGTCAGACATTTTATTTATCAACATTAattagatgaaaataaataaacattttaacatgttgGTTAGTTCTTTTTCTTTCACGCGAAATTTCTTAGTTTAGATGTGTTGTTTAGAGCCAAAATGTGCGGCATTTAgcgaataaaaatattctatgaaaACTTATGTATTGGTAAGAATATCTAGTAACGGGACTCAGAGAACAGTAGTTCTGAACCAAAGTTTTATAGAATCAAAGACTCTCTACACGACACAAATAGTTTTGATGTCTCTGGAGAATGTCGCACCttaactagaaacagtgtttgaaTTTTAATCTGTAGTTTGAAACAAACTTAGTTCACACATGAAAATAAGATCAACATCTGTCTTGTAGTAAAAGATATAAATTACCAAAAAAACGCAAAACCTTACCTCTTTTTCTACCATATTGTCCAATAAAGCAGTGACTTTCAAAACACCAGTATCTATGTTAGACAAAACATCTAAACTTCCACCACATTTCATTTTATGTGTGAACAATAATATAAACTAGGGAATGTGTCTACTGTGATGGTTATATCGTTTATATTAGATTATTTATTAGTACTTTAAAAAGGAGCATTCTCTCTTTAAAAAAACGTAGAAAAACTATGTTATATAACACAGTATGTCTTAGAGAAGGTTCGAACCTTCAACGCTCTGTATATTAAATTGTGACCACGGACATTACCACTtgcataaaataactttatttggaAAGAAAACTCAAAAACTAGCCTTTCCGAAAGAGTGATCAGTGGCAACtacatatgaaatatattttatcactggCTAATTCAGGATTTCACAGATAACATCCAAACCAGTAACACTAAGTGGATAATTCAAGTTTGTTCGTCgttttaatttcacgtaaagctacacgagggctatctgcgatagtcgtccctaatttagcagtgaaagactagagcaGGGATTTCCAACAGGCAGCCCGCGGTATGGTTTTGTGTGGCCCGCGAAGGTCTATTGAAAAATAACctacttttataatttgttttgtaatgaaGAAATGAGAAATTCTGACTTGCGAGGTAAAAAAATGCATGAGAGCTCCAACTGAcattcattaataaaattttaaaatttattttgtgtgtacatatatgtttattatttatgcctctataattttacagtaataatttgataataatagcttttaaattatatcacatacaCCTGCTAGACAAAGTGGACAAAGGATACCTTCGAGGCAGTGAAAAATTCAATTGCTGAAATCGGAGGTTTCAATAAGTGTTCAGCAATAGTGGCAGATAGCGCACCTGTGATGATTGGAAAAAAATTAGGCTTTGTTGGTTTTCTTAGGGAAAATGAAGTAACTTGATCaacatttcattgtgttattcatGAAGGAGCTTTGTGCGGGAAGTCAGTGAAACAAAACGAAGTTTTTAAACTTGTTGTTaaagttattaacatgataaGAGGAAGAAACAAAGCTCTTTTTACATCGACAACTGAAGCAATATTTGGAGGATATAGAGGCAGAATATGAGGATTTGGTTCTTTACAACCAAGTAAGGTGGCTCAGTGCCAGAAAGTGTCTTAAACGATTCTTTGGAATAAGGAAAGAAATCCCTGCATTCCTCGATCAGTTTGTTTCACCACAATTGGAAGAAAAACTCAAAAGTAAGGATTTTCTGAAACAACTGGCTTTTCTAACAGACATCACAATTTACCTTAACGATCTCAACCTGAAGCTCAATGGACGGAACCAGATGGTAACATAAATGGGTTTCGAAATAAGTTAagaattttcaaagttttcttaGAAAACAGCGACTTGGCCCACTTTCCAAGTTGTCAGCAATTAACAGAACAGTTCAAAGATGATGAGCCActtgatttttcagaattttgtttaaatattgaagATATCAGAGATGAGTTTAGCGCAagatttgaagaatttgaaatgttaaaaatcaggATAGAGCTGTTCAATAATCCTCTTTGTGTTGACATAGAAAATCAACAAGCTGACGTTCAACTTGAATTATGTGGCTTGCAAGCTAATCCATTTTTGCAAACCGGACAAGAAAAAAGACCAAATTTCTTTAAACTACTTTCAAAAATCTATTTCCAAATCTGCGTGCTTTTGGACGGAAAATGACATCAATGTTTGGTAGCGTATACATACGTAAAAGTGTGTTCTCTACAATGAAATTCATTAAGACCTACAACAGATCTCGCCTTACGGATTCTTCTCTGCTTCACCTCCTGAGACTAGCAACGGCGGAACTCCATGTCGATATACCCGCAATACCCGTTTAGTCAGTGCTGCTGAGGAACCTCTAAGTTCACATTGAAAACTTTATGTCCTTACTACATTAAAATATCATAGATATGTTTGTTattctagtttattttataagcagcattttttcattacatttgtttataacgtaattgaacatgtttaaattacattttccttttattttcacaatgaaatacatcttttttcacaaatatgccCGTCCAAATATCACGTAACGTAAAGTAAGTCACATTCAGATTAACTCCTTCCCCAATCGTAACTCATTTTACTATGTTGAAAGAACATAAATTAACCCTACCATGGATCTAtttcagtggttctcaaccttttctgacttgcgaCACACAACGACAATCTGAAAATGTtcacacctggaaagccttaacgattttttttaggtacacgttatacagtaagcgttaaaagccttagaacgaaaatcacggccaaagcaagcgatattaatgtcattgtgcatcacgtttagatacacgtaacacagaagagttaacttaaaaagccttagaacaaaAATTGTTGCGCCACAACTAACAGTCAAACTgttgcagtcgagaatgaaatttaagtgtGAACTTCTCAGTGCTCAAGTGCAATGAAAACCAtagaatgttttggaaggtttcagagtgtctttatattagcttttattaactgatgtgttagACTTGCtcgtaaaatcccaagaaagttgaatgtgtttcaaaaacaccgcggCAAACCCACCAATCTCTCGCGGCACACCAATATGCCGCGGCACAtaggttgagaatcactgatcTAGTTATTCTTTATTTTGCATTACGTAATACACCAACAAGCCCTAATTTGACAGAAATATAATGCCGCCCGCCACTAGACTCGTGAATATAGTTGTGGCCCTCGGGCACTCTTATGTTGGAAACACCTAGACTAGAgggaccacccaccgccaactcttgagctattcttttattaatgaatactatatttgaccgtaacattataatgctcccacggctgaaaaatgtgacgaggattcgaacccgcgatcctcggaatACACACtgtgcgccctaaccacctggccacctTGGCCAATTCAAGTTTGTTAAAGAAAGAACGGTAACTATAATAttcatagttataataataataaaagtaacagtagaTCACAGGGTTACTTCAGTTGTTTTCTCTAACATAGCATCTCTAGTTTATACACCTGGGTCCTTGTTTATAGCTTCGAGTTTTTTCGCACTGtcaatgtttttcttataaataaaacagatacaTGGAGACCAtaaatattagttataaataatagaaacagaaacatttttatgtttcgCTCTTAATATCTGCTGTAGCTCTCTTAACCATAATAACAAGTAATGGCTTTAGGGGAATATTTCAGACacactattataaatattattttatgtttcaggTCAGTTGTCCTTACGTAGGAAGATGTAATGCCCTTTGGTGACAACTCCAAACACTTCTATTAAAATCGTATTGGCCAAATTACAGTTTTCGACTAATCCTGTTGTTGAACTCTCTTATTAACTAGAATCTAACTTACCTTTAGTGTAATTATTGATTGCGTTCTTTTCTTCGTTTCTAAATAAGGTACCTCACCTGAGATTGGCTTGAGCCGTACCAGGATTGTATGTTGTTACATATACACCACTATCTTCATCATCCACAGCACCAGTTCTTTTACTACAGAGCCTGGATACCACGTGACTTTTACATTTCGCTTCGCGTTTTTTATCTTCTTGATCGGTTGATGACTGACCAAAGCACATGGAGATGGACTTGGGCGGATGAGACGTCTTTTCTTGAATACCCAATGTTGGAACTTTAGACTGTTGACTATTAGACTGGTATGGTCCCTGCTTTTCCAAATTTACTACAACCACATGAGAACATCGAGGCTGTGGGGTAATCCCCTCAGTCGTTATTCTTTCCCATGTCTCTGTAACTGAATATCAAAGAAGttctaaaatttgaaataattatatgcaCAAAGGTGGCTTTCGTTGACCACGGCCTTTACCTTTCTAACATACATTCTATTAACATAACTCACATTCGattcattttaatgttattttacctCTGACTAAATTGTTCATTATTGTACGCAAACTGCATCTTCAGaagcaacaataacaaaatacgGACTAAGTTCTACTAGTTAAGCaggtcaatatatatatataatcacttaTCATTCCAATTTACTACTCAGTGGTTCTTTTTCCATTATTTTAGAGTGATATATCTTTAaactttgaatttgaaattatgTTTGAAGGCAATGTTGAGATAAAGAGAtgtcacatatttattatttcatatatatatatttaatatcggCGCTTGTTTAAGTTAAATCTATATTTCGAAATCCCCGCCTATTTaataaagttgtagaaaattctagagtgtaagaaaatataatagttgtgTATATGTAAACACTAATGTATCGTCTATATTGTTGTGTagactgaaatttctagaagctttcctcacgcctataaatgtaaccaacgcgacgcgccaagagacagcaTATATTATtcgtttgctacagttggtatattataaatttcgaaagctataactatgattaacatttattaatcgggaacttcagagATTTGAttaggaacgtttataaattccaaacattacaaatcatttaacttcaaTGGATTCATATcggtttgtttcttgaatttcgcgcaaagctactcgagagctatctgcgctagccgtccctaaattagtagtgtaagactagagggaaggcagctaatcatcaccacctactgccaactctttggctactcttttaccaacgaatagtgggattgatggtcacattaaaacgtccccatggctgaaaggaggagtaagtttggggtgacggggattcgaaccagtgcccctcatattacgaatcgagcgcccaaaccacttggccatgccaggccaggattCACATCggacatatttttataaatacattacataaCTTCATCGGTGGAGAAAGGTGACATGTGACCAACGAAGACAGAAGATAATAGAGCTAGGTAGCTCTCTGTTAAATGAATTGTACCCacatcaattcaaaattaattaattcattgcGAACCCTCTATAAGATACCAAGGAAGTTCCGGACCAGAAAAAAcactcaatattgtttataaataaatcattatttgtaataactattattttaaatcgtattattgtttgtatattaaaatatatttgtattgagaACGAAACtgtgtttatcaaacttgttTGCAAGCGTCATGAACTGGACACGTATGAACATTTGATTTACTTCTaattctaaattacaatttaactctgttttaggttatttgaaattgtaatacgtttggtttgttttgaatatcgcgcaaaactacaagaactctatctgcgctagtcgtccctaatttagcgtgtaaaattagagggaaggcagttagtcatctt encodes:
- the LOC143246463 gene encoding uncharacterized protein LOC143246463 isoform X2 — protein: MIDEHEMKSRRGTEKWHLALLPNYLEQPPPCHDHSAVVHEGNMWVYGGMTDLLERSDFWRLDFETRQWNRVRAVKGPGELHGHSAVAFNGRMYLFGGERGGVIQDDLWSYDFLTETWERITTEGITPQPRCSHVVVVNLEKQGPYQSNSQQSKVPTLGIQEKTSHPPKSISMCFGQSSTDQEDKKREAKCKSHVVSRLCSKRTGAVDDEDSGVYVTTYNPGTAQANLRSLKEKFQSSRLIRSISSGSYNILHHQGDNIRDELERLVEETPPPQQRPLTRQSIQKSHSSDAVLESDSESSTPQHKLRPRSEALSFKDQGSLFDEAVSNSPDNRRLRQLRTSQSVYQFCWTSEEKVANGDSNATSYDAISPQNLSSNKLAQGDLGYHGSQYTSTRTSRLIYEGPLSTVRDVEEENSEASVISEVDHRRVSLEPVGDLLLDFEDPDQLESERPKSSGYTSCATLSDLASQLCTPNVESRGFPHSVSQCSGYHSITEEEAIGKDPHREFAGCLNSTKSKKKPFRSREFPFELKMLNLIENPMSGQNVKQNVVATTKGRSRSWDRASHRKDVVSYPLYSKTTTLSEPKEQDKKKTSLREIAKRDRQSKSPLKKRTVSGSPGRSRIEQHNWELCMYVFGGRERGVTTVGKQPIPIWKLYV
- the LOC143246463 gene encoding uncharacterized protein LOC143246463 isoform X1; its protein translation is MWSLVQVGGMTRDNCSDICQVPCSRSKHAMCVTDDGLFYLLGGRSGNLALKDFWRFNPTQNEWERVRCHGNNPPCLQDHTIVAWKKQLYIFGGEVGFASTGETPLWIFDIETSVWKKQHTRGMTISQPSGRRGHTAVIYRDVMYVYGGYQDLKGSSSELWSFDLGTEKWHLALLPNYLEQPPPCHDHSAVVHEGNMWVYGGMTDLLERSDFWRLDFETRQWNRVRAVKGPGELHGHSAVAFNGRMYLFGGERGGVIQDDLWSYDFLTETWERITTEGITPQPRCSHVVVVNLEKQGPYQSNSQQSKVPTLGIQEKTSHPPKSISMCFGQSSTDQEDKKREAKCKSHVVSRLCSKRTGAVDDEDSGVYVTTYNPGTAQANLRSLKEKFQSSRLIRSISSGSYNILHHQGDNIRDELERLVEETPPPQQRPLTRQSIQKSHSSDAVLESDSESSTPQHKLRPRSEALSFKDQGSLFDEAVSNSPDNRRLRQLRTSQSVYQFCWTSEEKVANGDSNATSYDAISPQNLSSNKLAQGDLGYHGSQYTSTRTSRLIYEGPLSTVRDVEEENSEASVISEVDHRRVSLEPVGDLLLDFEDPDQLESERPKSSGYTSCATLSDLASQLCTPNVESRGFPHSVSQCSGYHSITEEEAIGKDPHREFAGCLNSTKSKKKPFRSREFPFELKMLNLIENPMSGQNVKQNVVATTKGRSRSWDRASHRKDVVSYPLYSKTTTLSEPKEQDKKKTSLREIAKRDRQSKSPLKKRTVSGSPGRSRIEQHNWELCMYVFGGRERGVTTVGKQPIPIWKLYV